The following proteins come from a genomic window of Streptomyces sp. GS7:
- a CDS encoding alpha/beta fold hydrolase: MKRPAHLTQGRYAPPVPRTTRTVTSADGARLYAEIHGPEDAPAVVLAHGWTCSTAFWAAVVRELAAEHKVVVYDQRGHGRSPAVPPAGYGTGPLADDLVAVLEQTLDDGERAVVGGHSMGGMTIMAAAERPELRARAAAALLCSTGGADLAAEARVFPLPTPAGRRRAHRLMLGSRAPLGPVSPATRRALRYATMGAGSSAEQIEACARIVHDCPPGVRARWGKVLHELELTRGVSRLAVPTAVIVGTADRLTPVVHARRLASVLPECVGLTELPGLGHMTPVEDPDAVAGLLRELVRDHLAAVPEGRAAADDDPAPQGEQQQKHEQQDGQRKRESAA, encoded by the coding sequence GTGAAGCGGCCGGCCCACCTCACGCAGGGGCGCTACGCCCCGCCGGTGCCGCGCACGACGCGGACCGTCACCTCCGCCGACGGGGCCCGCCTGTACGCCGAGATCCACGGGCCCGAGGACGCCCCGGCGGTGGTGCTGGCGCACGGCTGGACCTGCTCGACCGCCTTCTGGGCGGCCGTGGTGCGCGAGCTCGCCGCCGAGCACAAGGTGGTGGTGTACGACCAGCGGGGGCACGGGCGGAGCCCGGCCGTCCCGCCCGCCGGGTACGGCACCGGCCCGCTCGCCGACGATCTGGTCGCGGTGCTGGAGCAGACGCTGGACGACGGCGAACGGGCCGTCGTCGGCGGGCACTCCATGGGCGGCATGACGATCATGGCCGCCGCCGAACGCCCGGAGTTGCGCGCGCGGGCCGCCGCCGCCCTGCTGTGCAGCACCGGCGGCGCCGATCTGGCCGCGGAGGCCCGGGTGTTCCCGCTGCCCACACCGGCCGGCCGCCGTCGGGCGCACCGGCTGATGCTGGGCTCGCGCGCCCCGCTCGGGCCGGTGTCGCCGGCGACCAGGCGGGCCCTGCGGTACGCCACGATGGGCGCGGGGTCGAGCGCCGAGCAGATCGAGGCGTGCGCCCGCATCGTGCACGACTGCCCGCCCGGTGTACGGGCCCGCTGGGGCAAGGTGCTCCACGAGCTCGAACTCACCCGCGGCGTCAGCCGGTTGGCGGTGCCGACCGCCGTCATCGTGGGCACCGCGGACCGGCTCACCCCGGTGGTGCACGCCCGGCGGCTGGCCTCCGTGCTCCCCGAGTGCGTGGGGCTGACCGAGCTGCCGGGGCTGGGGCACATGACGCCCGTCGAGGACCCGGACGCGGTCGCCGGCCTGCTGCGGGAGCTGGTCCGCGACCACCTGGCCGCCGTTCCCGAGGGGCGCGCTGCGGCCGACGACGACCCCGCCCCGCAGGGCGAGCAGCAGCAGAAGCACGAGCAGCAGGACGGGCAGCGGAAGAGGGAGAGCGCGGCGTGA
- a CDS encoding SDR family NAD(P)-dependent oxidoreductase — MRRFEGYRVLITGAGRGIGEATARRLADEGARVLVTDIDGPRAERAAQGVRAAGGEAEALACDVGDRTAVEAAVAHAVDRFGGLDTLVNNAYRCHHDTPLFEDTPDEEWAADLDITLGGAFRCSRAALPHLAAAGGRGAIVNIGSVNGIQDFGNHAYSAAKAGLASLTRTLSGHAAPRGVRVNLIAPGTVHTPNWAGREDALQRAAGAYPLGRVGRPEDIAAAVAYLASQDAAWITGITLPVDGGVLVSNDELRRALRGA, encoded by the coding sequence ATGAGGCGATTCGAGGGATACCGCGTACTGATCACCGGCGCCGGCCGGGGCATCGGCGAGGCCACCGCCCGGCGGCTGGCCGACGAGGGCGCACGCGTGCTGGTCACCGATATCGACGGGCCCCGCGCCGAACGGGCCGCGCAGGGCGTGCGGGCGGCCGGCGGCGAGGCCGAGGCGCTGGCCTGCGACGTCGGCGACCGGACCGCCGTGGAGGCGGCCGTCGCGCACGCCGTGGACCGATTCGGCGGCCTGGACACCCTCGTCAACAACGCGTACCGCTGCCACCACGACACCCCGCTCTTCGAGGACACCCCGGACGAGGAGTGGGCCGCCGACCTGGACATCACCCTCGGCGGCGCGTTCCGCTGCTCCCGGGCCGCGCTGCCCCACCTGGCCGCCGCCGGCGGGCGCGGCGCGATCGTCAACATCGGCTCGGTCAACGGCATCCAGGACTTCGGCAACCACGCCTACAGCGCCGCCAAGGCGGGCCTGGCGAGCCTGACCCGTACGCTCTCCGGCCATGCCGCACCGCGCGGCGTACGGGTCAACCTCATCGCGCCGGGCACCGTCCACACCCCCAACTGGGCCGGGCGGGAAGACGCGTTGCAGCGCGCGGCCGGGGCGTATCCACTGGGCCGGGTCGGCCGCCCCGAGGACATCGCCGCAGCCGTCGCCTATCTCGCCTCCCAGGACGCCGCCTGGATCACCGGCATCACGCTGCCCGTCGACGGCGGCGTACTCGTCTCCAACGACGAGCTGCGCCGCGCCCTGCGCGGCGCATGA
- a CDS encoding MerR family transcriptional regulator: protein MADQAANEPEHPHPDAAHPAPRPTPEGREFRMAELAAEAGITVRTLRFYRERKLLPPPRRDGRIAWYDEHHLARLRTIAALLERGHTLGGIAELLTAFETGRDVGELLGLPSPLLPAWSEETPVRLTPEELADHFSHDITPENLTASLSIGYLAVDGDEFVHVSRRLLDASTDLVAQGIPLAAVLEAGRQVRAHADALADLFATLIRTHVLAAPQDVDQVAATIESLRPLTKGVLEAELSMAMDRRIRTEVQNWLAARARGNDRET, encoded by the coding sequence GTGGCAGACCAGGCGGCGAACGAACCCGAGCACCCCCACCCGGACGCGGCGCACCCGGCGCCCCGGCCGACCCCCGAGGGGCGCGAGTTCCGCATGGCCGAGCTGGCCGCGGAGGCCGGCATCACCGTCCGCACGCTGCGCTTCTACCGCGAGCGCAAGCTCCTCCCGCCACCCCGCCGCGACGGCCGGATCGCCTGGTACGACGAGCACCACCTCGCCCGCCTGCGCACCATCGCCGCCCTCCTGGAGCGCGGCCACACCCTGGGCGGCATCGCCGAGCTGCTCACCGCCTTCGAGACCGGCCGCGACGTCGGCGAACTCCTCGGCCTGCCCAGCCCGTTGCTGCCCGCCTGGTCCGAAGAGACCCCGGTCCGCCTCACGCCGGAGGAGCTGGCCGACCACTTCAGCCACGACATCACCCCGGAGAACCTGACCGCGTCCCTGTCCATCGGCTACCTGGCCGTGGACGGCGACGAGTTCGTCCACGTCAGCCGGCGCCTGCTGGACGCCTCCACCGACCTGGTCGCGCAGGGCATACCGCTCGCCGCCGTCCTGGAGGCCGGCCGCCAGGTGCGCGCGCACGCCGACGCCCTCGCCGACCTCTTCGCCACCCTCATCCGCACCCACGTCCTGGCCGCCCCCCAGGACGTGGACCAGGTCGCGGCGACCATCGAGAGTCTGCGCCCCCTCACCAAGGGCGTCCTGGAGGCCGAACTCTCGATGGCCATGGACCGGCGCATCCGCACCGAGGTGCAGAACTGGCTGGCCGCGCGGGCCCGCGGGAACGACCGGGAAACCTGA
- a CDS encoding cytochrome P450 — translation MTLADPSRTLRRGYTPRRVAAIEPDVRSFVRARLDRVADLGGSCDIVAELFRPLPSFVVGRYLGVPEQDRARFDGWTHAIVEANALGDPLTAAEAATGLFGYFAELVERRRAEPADDTVSDLVGLLPADDGTALLRILGFAFTMVAGGNDTTTGLLGGAAELLTAHPGRRRTLLDTPALLPSAVEELLRLTSPVQCLARTVTADTTLHGRTVPAGRKVLLHYGAANRDPRAFGPTADRLDITRTGPQHLAFTHGPHHCLGAAAARLVSRTALEELLARFPDFEVDAAGGTFAGGHYVRRYASLPFAAGRG, via the coding sequence TTGACTCTTGCGGACCCCTCCCGCACCCTCCGCCGCGGCTACACCCCGCGCCGGGTCGCCGCCATCGAGCCCGACGTCCGCTCCTTCGTCCGCGCCCGGCTGGACCGCGTCGCCGACCTGGGCGGCAGCTGCGACATCGTCGCCGAGCTGTTCCGGCCGCTGCCCAGCTTCGTCGTCGGCCGCTATCTCGGCGTCCCCGAGCAGGACCGGGCCCGCTTCGACGGCTGGACCCACGCCATCGTCGAGGCCAACGCGCTGGGCGACCCGCTGACCGCCGCCGAGGCCGCCACCGGCCTGTTCGGCTACTTCGCGGAGCTGGTCGAGCGCCGCCGCGCCGAGCCCGCCGACGACACCGTCTCCGACCTGGTCGGCCTGCTGCCGGCGGACGACGGCACCGCCCTGCTGCGCATCCTGGGCTTCGCGTTCACCATGGTCGCCGGCGGCAACGACACCACCACCGGCCTGCTCGGCGGCGCCGCCGAACTCCTCACCGCCCATCCGGGCCGGCGCCGCACCCTCCTCGACACCCCCGCCCTGCTGCCGTCCGCCGTCGAGGAGCTGCTCCGGCTGACCTCCCCCGTCCAGTGCCTTGCCCGTACGGTCACCGCCGACACCACGCTGCACGGCCGCACCGTCCCCGCCGGCCGCAAGGTCCTCCTCCACTACGGCGCCGCCAACCGCGACCCGCGCGCCTTCGGCCCCACCGCCGACCGCCTGGACATCACCCGTACCGGCCCCCAGCACCTCGCCTTCACGCACGGCCCGCACCACTGCCTGGGTGCCGCCGCCGCCCGCCTGGTGTCCCGTACGGCGCTGGAGGAACTGCTGGCGCGCTTCCCGGACTTCGAGGTGGACGCGGCCGGCGGCACGTTCGCGGGCGGCCATTACGTCCGGCGGTACGCGTCGCTGCCGTTCGCCGCGGGCCGCGGCTGA
- a CDS encoding serine hydrolase domain-containing protein: MSGKRESVVDVQGTVEDGYEPVRDAFAANFGRHGERGAAVAVYRDGRKVVDLWAGTKDGDAAPGDATAAPWEPGTAQIIRSATKGIAAAVPLLLHQRGQLDLDAPVGTYWPEFKAAGKDRVLVRHLLSHRAGLPVLDTPLTPAQAVDGSSGPAAVAAQAPAWTPGTDHGYHAQTYSWLIGELVLRVTGRTLGEWVAEEISGPLGLDLWIGLPEAAQDRVGRLAPVDPPARPAAAGLRVRPKQSVADAYADPASLTSRAFGAISPAPDENAPAYRAAELPASAGIATAPALARAYAALIGPVDGHPRLFAPATLTLARTEESAGLDRTLLVNTRFGLGFMLHGPASPLLGPGSFGHPGRGGALAFADPEHGVAFGYVTNGMQRNVTADPRAQALVRALASHVAG; encoded by the coding sequence ATGAGTGGGAAGCGGGAATCAGTGGTGGACGTCCAGGGCACGGTCGAGGACGGCTACGAGCCGGTCCGGGACGCCTTCGCAGCCAACTTCGGCCGGCACGGCGAGCGGGGGGCGGCGGTCGCCGTCTACCGCGACGGCCGCAAGGTCGTGGACCTCTGGGCCGGCACCAAGGACGGCGACGCCGCACCCGGCGACGCCACCGCCGCCCCGTGGGAGCCCGGCACCGCCCAGATCATCCGGTCCGCCACCAAGGGCATCGCCGCCGCCGTCCCGCTCCTGCTCCACCAGCGCGGACAGCTCGACCTGGACGCGCCCGTCGGTACGTACTGGCCCGAGTTCAAGGCCGCCGGCAAGGACCGCGTCCTGGTCCGCCACCTCCTCTCGCACCGGGCCGGGTTGCCGGTCCTGGACACCCCCCTCACCCCCGCCCAGGCCGTCGACGGCAGCAGCGGCCCGGCCGCGGTCGCCGCCCAGGCCCCCGCCTGGACACCCGGCACCGACCACGGCTACCACGCCCAGACCTACAGCTGGCTGATCGGCGAACTGGTCCTGCGGGTCACCGGGCGCACCCTCGGCGAGTGGGTCGCGGAGGAGATATCCGGGCCGCTCGGCCTCGACCTGTGGATCGGGCTTCCGGAGGCGGCCCAGGACCGGGTCGGCCGTCTCGCCCCCGTCGACCCGCCGGCCCGCCCCGCGGCCGCCGGACTCCGGGTCCGGCCCAAGCAGTCGGTCGCCGACGCGTACGCCGACCCCGCCTCCCTCACGAGCCGCGCCTTCGGCGCGATCTCCCCGGCCCCCGACGAGAACGCCCCCGCCTACCGAGCCGCCGAACTCCCCGCCTCCGCCGGTATCGCCACCGCCCCCGCGCTCGCCCGCGCCTACGCCGCGCTCATCGGCCCCGTCGACGGCCACCCGCGCCTCTTCGCCCCCGCGACCCTCACCCTCGCCCGCACCGAGGAGTCCGCCGGCCTCGATCGCACCCTGCTGGTCAACACCCGCTTCGGGCTCGGCTTCATGCTGCACGGCCCGGCCTCCCCGCTGCTCGGCCCGGGCTCCTTCGGCCACCCCGGACGCGGCGGCGCCCTGGCCTTCGCCGACCCGGAGCACGGGGTCGCCTTCGGCTACGTCACCAACGGCATGCAGCGCAACGTGACCGCGGACCCACGGGCGCAGGCGCTTGTCAGGGCGCTGGCTTCCCACGTCGCCGGCTAG
- a CDS encoding SDR family oxidoreductase, which produces MNGSGKLDGQVVVVTGAARGVGALLARKLSARGATLALVGLEPDELRAVAASLHGPAHHWYADVTDHEALSRVADEVKARFGKVDVVVANAGVATGGPFVDSDPVSWRRVIEVNLVGSAVTGRAFLPVLMESRGYFLQIASLAAITPAPMLSAYCASKSGVEAFAHCLRAEVGHKGVRVGVGYLSWTDTDMVRGADRDDVMRELRARLPWPSNKTYPLGPAVDRIVAGIERRSAHVYGQWWLRGMQSVRGCLPAAIGTVGQREVRRFGDRLDGLRVGLVGAGGEADEKARTRG; this is translated from the coding sequence GTGAACGGGAGCGGGAAGCTGGACGGGCAGGTCGTCGTCGTCACCGGCGCGGCGCGCGGGGTCGGGGCGCTGCTGGCGCGCAAGCTGTCGGCGCGCGGGGCGACGCTGGCGCTGGTCGGGCTGGAGCCGGACGAACTGCGCGCGGTCGCCGCCTCGTTGCACGGGCCGGCCCACCACTGGTACGCCGATGTCACCGACCATGAGGCGCTGTCCCGGGTCGCGGACGAGGTCAAGGCCCGCTTCGGGAAGGTCGACGTGGTGGTGGCCAACGCCGGGGTGGCGACGGGCGGTCCGTTCGTCGACTCCGATCCGGTGTCCTGGCGGCGGGTCATCGAGGTCAACCTCGTCGGCAGCGCGGTGACCGGGCGGGCGTTCCTGCCGGTGCTGATGGAGTCCCGCGGGTACTTCCTCCAGATCGCCTCCCTGGCCGCGATCACCCCGGCGCCGATGCTGAGCGCCTACTGCGCGTCCAAGTCCGGGGTGGAGGCGTTCGCGCACTGCCTGCGCGCCGAGGTCGGCCACAAGGGCGTACGCGTCGGGGTCGGTTATCTGAGCTGGACCGACACCGACATGGTGCGCGGCGCGGACCGGGACGACGTGATGCGCGAACTGCGCGCCCGGCTGCCCTGGCCGTCCAACAAGACCTATCCGCTGGGCCCGGCGGTGGACCGGATCGTGGCCGGGATCGAGCGCCGTTCCGCGCATGTCTACGGGCAGTGGTGGCTGCGCGGGATGCAGTCGGTGCGCGGCTGTCTTCCGGCGGCCATAGGGACGGTGGGCCAGCGCGAGGTGCGGCGGTTCGGGGACCGGCTCGACGGGCTGCGGGTCGGGCTGGTCGGCGCGGGCGGGGAGGCGGACGAGAAGGCCCGGACGCGCGGGTAG
- a CDS encoding S41 family peptidase: MPAGPGRPPGSYLRFPHLHGDLLCFAAEDDLWLAPIAPPGTEPGRAWRLTVDRTRLGPPRFSPDGRQIAFTTWRSLDPEVHLAPVEGGPARRLTYWGSTDARVCGWTPPDHEGQSQVLAVSSHGQPFSYYSWAYSVPTDGSPGGQLPWGPVADIAVADVGGERRTLLLSGKPPHEPASWKRYRGGATGRMWLHGTRLMPDLYGHLDSVMFVGGRIAFLSDHEGVGNVYSCLPDSTDLRRHTDHADFYARHAATDGSRVVYQCAGDVWLIDDLGPDAVPRKLPVRLGGPRAGRRPYQVPAASHVTSLAVDATGRASAVGVRGSLYWLTHRDGPARTIHDTPGVRVRLPAMLGATGRIAYVTDAEGDDTIEITNLPRASGPGTPRRLAVGRLGRVHELVSAPDGERLAVATHDGRLLLVDAAEPGAGEAEAPEEGTAEDEGEGAEEEAGAEEEAGDAAPDTRSGPEADGVTELARSRNGPVRDLAFSPDSRWLTWSHPGIGRSLRKIKMARLSDGHIVEVTNGRFEDEQPVFTRDGRYLAFLSWRGFDPVYDVHTGDLSFPLGCRPHLVPLSSATPSPFALSPEGRPAAGGLDPDENPPPAGEGPVLVEVEGLANRVTPFPVSASKYSSLEPVSGGGLVWLRWPISGALGETFANPADTSGRPTLEHFDLTKARRTELTSSLDGFALSGDGTRLVVNDEGELRAVPATEPPDSDSTVYLDLRRILHDVHPGAEWRQAFDEAGRIVRAYFWDPNLSGIDWEDVLAQYRPLLERVATPEEFADLLREVLGELGTSHAYVTGARRNEGPPHYQRAMGLLGTNFVRRNGQWVVKRILPGESSDPKARSPLAGTGIREGSALTHVDGRPVDPLTGPYPLLAAAGGTTVELTFVPPDGTGNGHARRVAVVPLVDERPLRYQDWVAKRRAVVRELSGGRCGYLHIPDMGGSGWAQFNRDLRMEVSMPALIVDVRGNAGGNISELVIEKLTRTIMGWDLTRDAEPVSYTGNAPRGPVVAVADEMTSSDGDMITAAFKLQGIGPVVGMRTWGGVVGMTGRHRLGDGTTITVPMNAAWFHLYGWGVENHGVEVDIEALRSPLHWAEGRHPQLGVAVRTALELLERHPAATPPDLSDVPDRRRPALPPRTADGN, translated from the coding sequence ATGCCGGCCGGGCCCGGCCGCCCGCCCGGCTCGTATCTGCGGTTCCCGCATCTCCACGGTGACCTGCTGTGCTTCGCCGCCGAGGACGATCTGTGGCTGGCGCCGATCGCGCCACCGGGCACGGAGCCGGGCCGGGCCTGGCGGCTGACGGTCGACCGGACCCGGCTCGGTCCGCCGCGGTTCTCCCCCGACGGGCGGCAGATCGCCTTCACCACGTGGCGCAGCCTCGACCCGGAGGTCCATCTCGCCCCGGTGGAGGGCGGCCCGGCCCGGCGGCTGACGTACTGGGGCAGCACGGACGCCCGGGTCTGCGGCTGGACCCCGCCCGACCACGAGGGCCAGTCCCAGGTCCTGGCGGTCTCCTCGCACGGTCAGCCGTTCTCGTACTACTCCTGGGCGTACAGCGTGCCCACCGACGGCAGCCCCGGCGGGCAGCTGCCCTGGGGGCCGGTCGCCGACATCGCGGTGGCGGACGTCGGCGGGGAGCGCCGCACGCTGCTGCTCAGCGGCAAACCGCCGCACGAGCCGGCCTCCTGGAAGCGCTACCGGGGCGGCGCGACGGGCCGGATGTGGCTGCACGGCACCCGGCTGATGCCGGATCTGTACGGGCACCTGGACTCGGTGATGTTCGTCGGCGGCCGGATCGCGTTCCTCTCCGACCACGAGGGCGTCGGGAACGTCTACTCCTGCCTGCCGGACAGCACCGATCTGCGCCGGCACACCGACCACGCCGACTTCTACGCCCGGCACGCCGCGACCGACGGCTCCCGCGTCGTCTACCAGTGCGCCGGCGACGTCTGGCTGATCGACGACCTCGGCCCGGACGCGGTGCCGCGCAAGCTCCCGGTCCGCCTGGGCGGCCCGCGGGCCGGCCGCCGTCCGTACCAGGTCCCGGCCGCCTCCCACGTCACCTCGCTCGCCGTGGACGCCACCGGCCGGGCCAGCGCCGTCGGCGTACGCGGCAGCCTGTACTGGCTCACCCACCGCGACGGCCCGGCCCGCACGATCCACGACACCCCCGGCGTACGGGTGCGGCTGCCCGCGATGCTGGGCGCCACCGGCCGGATCGCGTATGTGACGGACGCGGAGGGCGACGACACCATCGAGATCACCAACCTGCCGCGGGCGAGCGGGCCGGGCACACCGCGCCGGCTGGCGGTCGGGCGGCTCGGCCGGGTCCACGAGCTGGTCTCGGCGCCGGACGGCGAGCGGCTGGCGGTGGCGACGCACGACGGCCGGCTGCTGCTGGTGGACGCGGCCGAGCCGGGGGCGGGAGAGGCGGAGGCTCCCGAAGAGGGCACGGCGGAGGACGAGGGCGAGGGCGCGGAGGAGGAGGCGGGCGCGGAGGAGGAGGCGGGCGACGCGGCGCCGGACACCCGTTCCGGTCCGGAGGCCGACGGCGTCACCGAGCTGGCCCGGTCCCGCAACGGGCCGGTGCGCGACCTCGCGTTCTCCCCCGACTCCCGGTGGCTGACCTGGTCGCACCCCGGTATCGGCCGGTCGCTGCGGAAGATCAAGATGGCCCGGCTGTCGGACGGGCACATCGTGGAGGTCACCAACGGCCGCTTCGAGGACGAGCAGCCGGTGTTCACCCGGGACGGCCGCTATCTGGCGTTCCTGTCCTGGCGCGGCTTCGACCCGGTCTACGACGTGCACACCGGCGACCTCTCCTTCCCGCTGGGCTGCCGCCCCCACCTCGTACCGCTGTCGTCGGCGACCCCGTCCCCGTTCGCGCTGTCCCCGGAGGGGCGGCCCGCGGCGGGCGGGCTGGACCCGGACGAGAACCCTCCGCCGGCCGGTGAGGGCCCGGTGCTGGTGGAGGTGGAGGGGCTGGCCAACAGGGTCACGCCGTTCCCGGTCTCCGCGTCCAAGTACTCGTCCCTGGAGCCGGTCAGCGGCGGCGGGCTGGTCTGGTTGCGCTGGCCGATCTCCGGCGCGCTGGGCGAGACCTTCGCCAACCCCGCCGACACCTCGGGCCGCCCCACCCTGGAGCACTTCGACCTGACCAAGGCGCGGCGCACCGAACTCACCAGCTCCCTGGACGGGTTCGCGCTCAGCGGCGACGGGACCCGGCTGGTCGTCAACGACGAGGGCGAGCTGCGCGCGGTGCCCGCGACCGAGCCGCCGGACAGCGATTCCACGGTCTATCTGGACCTGCGGCGCATCCTGCACGACGTCCATCCGGGGGCGGAGTGGCGGCAGGCGTTCGACGAGGCGGGCCGGATCGTCCGGGCGTACTTCTGGGACCCGAACCTGTCCGGTATCGACTGGGAGGACGTCCTGGCGCAGTACCGGCCGCTGCTCGAACGGGTCGCCACCCCGGAGGAGTTCGCCGATCTGCTGCGCGAGGTGCTGGGCGAGCTGGGCACCTCGCACGCCTATGTCACCGGCGCCCGGCGCAACGAGGGCCCGCCGCACTACCAGCGCGCGATGGGCCTGCTGGGCACCAACTTCGTCCGCCGCAACGGGCAGTGGGTGGTCAAGCGGATCCTGCCCGGTGAGTCCTCGGACCCCAAGGCCCGGTCGCCGCTGGCCGGTACGGGCATCCGCGAGGGCAGCGCGCTCACCCATGTCGACGGCCGCCCGGTGGACCCGCTGACCGGCCCGTATCCGCTGCTGGCCGCGGCCGGCGGCACGACCGTGGAGCTGACCTTCGTCCCGCCCGACGGCACCGGCAACGGCCATGCCCGCCGGGTCGCGGTGGTCCCGCTGGTCGACGAACGGCCGCTGCGCTACCAGGACTGGGTGGCCAAACGCCGGGCCGTGGTCCGGGAGTTGAGCGGCGGCAGGTGCGGCTATCTGCACATCCCCGACATGGGCGGCTCCGGCTGGGCGCAGTTCAACCGCGATCTGCGGATGGAGGTCTCGATGCCCGCGCTGATCGTGGACGTGCGGGGCAACGCCGGCGGCAACATCTCCGAGCTGGTCATCGAGAAGCTGACCCGCACCATCATGGGCTGGGACCTGACCCGCGACGCCGAGCCGGTGTCGTACACCGGCAACGCCCCGCGCGGCCCGGTCGTCGCGGTCGCCGACGAGATGACCTCGTCCGACGGCGACATGATCACCGCGGCCTTCAAGCTCCAGGGCATCGGCCCGGTGGTCGGGATGCGCACCTGGGGCGGGGTGGTCGGCATGACCGGGCGGCACCGGCTCGGCGACGGCACCACCATCACCGTCCCGATGAACGCGGCGTGGTTCCACCTCTACGGCTGGGGCGTGGAGAACCACGGCGTCGAGGTGGACATCGAGGCGCTGCGCTCCCCGCTGCACTGGGCCGAGGGCCGCCACCCGCAGCTCGGCGTCGCGGTCCGCACCGCCCTCGAACTGCTGGAGCGCCATCCCGCGGCGACCCCGCCGGACCTCTCGGACGTCCCGGACCGCCGGCGGCCCGCCCTGCCGCCGCGCACCGCCGACGGCAACTGA
- a CDS encoding flavin-containing monooxygenase — protein MADGGQRHVRVAVIGSGFGGLGAAVRLRREGITDFVVLERADAVGGTWRDNSYPGCACDVPSHLYSFSFAPHPAWPRNFSGQRHIRAYLERVTDTFGLRPHLRFNAEVRGLRWDTGRLRWEIDTAQGAYTADVVVSATGPLSDPRIPDVPGMADFPGRVFHSARWDHDYDLRGKRVAMVGTGASAIQIVPEIQPRVGRLTVFQRTPPWVMPRADRRITAVERWLHTRVPATRELRRQLLWGIRELQVSAFTKRPDELGLIEAVARSHMRRAVKDPAMRARLTPDYRIGCKRILLSNSWYPALAQPNVDLVSSGLREIRGNTLVAADGTEAEVDAIVFGTGFHVTDMPIAHRVTGAAGTTLAEEWKEGMAALRGSSAAGFPNFLTVIGPNTGLGNSSMILMIESQLNYLADFMRQLDVLGDGIALDARPSAVQEWTRTIQERMRRTVWNTGGCDSWYLDANGRNTTAWPGTTAEFRRATRRVDLAEYEVLRPPGTAADTGRRIAEGVAA, from the coding sequence ATGGCCGACGGCGGGCAGCGGCATGTGCGGGTGGCGGTGATCGGATCGGGGTTCGGCGGCCTGGGAGCCGCGGTGCGGCTGCGGCGCGAGGGGATCACCGACTTCGTGGTCCTGGAGCGGGCGGACGCGGTGGGCGGCACCTGGCGGGACAACAGCTATCCGGGGTGCGCGTGCGACGTGCCCTCGCATCTGTACTCGTTCTCGTTCGCGCCCCATCCGGCGTGGCCGCGCAACTTCAGCGGGCAGCGGCACATCCGCGCCTACCTGGAGCGGGTGACGGACACCTTCGGGCTGCGTCCGCACCTCCGCTTCAACGCGGAGGTGCGCGGGCTCCGTTGGGACACCGGGCGGCTGCGCTGGGAGATCGACACGGCGCAGGGGGCGTACACCGCCGATGTGGTGGTGTCGGCCACCGGGCCGCTGTCCGATCCGCGGATCCCGGACGTGCCCGGGATGGCGGACTTCCCCGGCCGGGTGTTCCACTCCGCGCGCTGGGACCACGACTACGACCTGCGCGGCAAGCGGGTCGCGATGGTGGGGACCGGGGCGTCGGCCATCCAGATCGTGCCGGAGATCCAGCCCCGGGTCGGGAGGCTGACGGTGTTCCAGCGGACGCCGCCGTGGGTGATGCCGCGGGCGGACCGGCGGATCACCGCGGTGGAGCGGTGGCTGCACACCAGGGTGCCGGCCACCCGTGAGCTGCGCCGGCAACTGCTGTGGGGGATACGGGAGTTGCAGGTCAGCGCGTTCACCAAGCGGCCCGACGAGCTGGGGCTGATCGAGGCCGTCGCCCGGTCCCATATGCGCAGGGCCGTCAAGGATCCGGCGATGCGCGCCCGACTCACGCCCGACTACCGCATCGGCTGCAAGCGGATCCTGCTGTCCAACAGCTGGTATCCCGCGCTGGCGCAGCCGAACGTGGACCTCGTCTCCTCCGGGCTGCGGGAGATCCGGGGGAACACCCTGGTCGCCGCGGACGGCACCGAGGCGGAGGTCGACGCGATCGTCTTCGGGACCGGGTTCCACGTCACGGACATGCCGATCGCGCACCGCGTCACGGGCGCCGCCGGCACCACGCTCGCCGAGGAGTGGAAGGAGGGGATGGCGGCCCTGCGCGGCAGCAGCGCCGCCGGGTTCCCCAACTTCCTGACCGTCATCGGCCCCAACACCGGGCTGGGGAACAGTTCGATGATCCTGATGATCGAGTCCCAGCTGAACTACCTCGCCGACTTCATGCGGCAGCTGGACGTGCTCGGCGACGGTATCGCGCTGGACGCCCGGCCGTCCGCCGTACAGGAGTGGACCCGCACCATCCAGGAGCGGATGCGGCGCACCGTGTGGAACACCGGCGGCTGCGACAGCTGGTACCTGGACGCGAACGGGCGGAACACCACGGCGTGGCCGGGGACCACCGCGGAGTTCCGGCGGGCGACCCGGCGGGTGGACCTGGCCGAGTACGAGGTGCTGCGGCCACCGGGCACGGCCGCGGACACCGGCCGCCGGATCGCCGAGGGGGTGGCGGCGTGA